GCAGTACCCGGAGCAGAACTTCTCGCTGGCGGCGATAGCACTGAGCACGCCGGAGAAAACGATGCCCGGCCAGAAGACCTACTCGGACGTGCTCGTGGTTCCGGGAGAGCAGACGCCCATGGCGAGCACGCCGTACGTCCTGCTCCGGGGCGCTTCGCCCCAAGCCATCGGCTGTGGCCTCGACGAGACGCCGGAGGGCGAGGAGTGCGACCTGGGCGACTACATGAACGGCCAGGCCGCGTTTCCGGGACAGTCTGCGGAGGACACGTGCTCCTTCTCGTGCCGCCAGCACTGGTGCGGCGACGGCGTGGTGGACCGGAATCTTGGAGAGGAGTGCGACCTGGGCGTGGGCAACGGCCGCAAGGGGGATGCTGCGGGCAGCATCGGCGCCTGCACGGCGTCCTGCCAGATCCCCACCACCTCCGCGCCGCCCAGCCACCCGCCCACCGCGCTCTGCAAGAACGTGACGATGGCGGCCGAGTACACCTGCGGCGCGTCCGTGAGCATCGACAGCGGCTCCTATGACGCGGACAATGACCTGACGGGCTGCATCCAGAGCCCGGCGGGCCCGTACGGCATCGGCAACACGACGGTGAGCCTGTCCTGCACGGACCTGGCGGGCCAGACGTCCTCATGCACGGGCGTGGTGACGGTGTTGGACCGCGGGGCGCCGGTGGTGACGCTCAGCGGCGCCGCGAACCAGACGTTGGAGTGCGTCGCGGGTGGCACGTACACGGATCCGGGCACCAGCGCGAGCGACCTGTGCGAGGGCAACAAGACCGTCACGCGCACGGGCTCGGTGCAGATGGGCACGCCCGGCACCTACTCGCTGAGCTATGTGGCGGCGGACTCGGCGGGGAACACCTCGGCGCCGGTGACGCGCACGGTGACCGTGAACGACACGCTGCCGCCCACGCTGTCCCTCAGCGGACTGGCCAACATGGCGCTGGAGTGCGGCACGGCGTACACCGAGCCCGGGGCCACGGCGGCTGATCAGTGCGCGAGCAACCTGACCGGCGCCATCGTGAAGACCGGCACGGTGAACACAGCGGCCCCTGGCAGCTACGTGCTTCGCTACAACGTGAAGGATCCCTCGAACCTCTCCGCGCCCGAGGCGAGCCGCGTGGTCACCGTGAGGGACACGCTGCCTCCCACGCTGACGCTCAACGGTCCGTCGAGCGTGACCCTGGCGTGCGGCGCGTCCTACACGGATCCAGGCGCCACGGCGAATGACACGTGCGCCAAGGACCTGACCTCGAGCATCACCGTCACCAGCAACCTCGACCGCAACCGGGCGGGCCAGTACACCACCACGTTCCGAGTGGCGGACCCTTCGGGGAACGTGAAAACGGCGGTACGGCAGCTCACGGTGGGGCCGTGCGCCACGTGCATCAACCTGCGCCTGGGTGAGTACACGCTGTTCCTGGACGGGGATTACAACCTGGGCACAGACGTGGAGGGCAAGGTGGCGGCGGCGGGCAACATCACCATGAACAACTTCTCGGTGGGCCACCGGCTGCCGGCCAACAATATTTCCAATGCGCTGGTGGCGGGCGGCAACCTGAAGCTCACCAACGGCGGCGTGTGGGGCGATGCCCGGTACGGAGGCACCTTCAGCGCCGACACCACGGTGGTGTACCCGCGCGGCACGAGGGCACAGGGGACGCCGATCGACTTCGCGGCGCGGTGGACGGAGCTGCGCACCCAGTCCTCGCAGCTGGCGGCCCTGACGGTCAACGGCACCACCCGGCGCGAGAACTGGGGCGGCGTCATGATGCGTGGCACGAACCCGAGCCTGAACGTCTTCGACGTGTCCGCCAGCGCCTTCAATGGAGCGGTGATGTGGTCCATCGAGGCGCCCGCGGGCTCGCTGGTGGTGGTGAACATCCGCGGTACCCCGCCGACGTTCCGGGGCTTCGGCATCTCGTTTGCCGGCGGCATCGCCTCGAATGCCGTGCTCTACAACTTCGTGGATGCGACCAGCATCAGCGCCACGGGCTTCGGCTTCATGGGAACGGTGCTGGCGCCCTACGCGAACGTCAACTTCACCGAAGGCGCCTGGGAGGGCGGCCTGTACGCGAAGTCGCTCACGGGCAACGCCGAGGGCCACATCAACCCGCTCACCCAGCGGGACATCTGCCCGTAGCCGCGGGTTCGATGGCCTCCGCTTCCCAGCGGACCTCCACCGCTCCTGGCCCTAGGAGAGCTGGAGATGGCAGTGCGGGCACCGGTTGATGATGAAATCGGTGCCGAGCCTGCTGCCCGTTGCCAGCCCCTCCCCGCAGGCAGGACACCGCAAGAGCAAGACTTTCCCGATAAGGAGGGCCAGCATTCCGAAGACCGAAGCGCAGAAGCCGAACTCCCGCCAGTAGAGCCCGAGGAACTCGAACAGAGCGTTGTCGCGCTTGCCCTCCGCGCCCAGGTACAGGACGAGCAGTCCGGAGCCGATGGCCGGATAGGAGAGGAGCCGGTGGAGCCACCGTCGCCTGGCGAAGCTCTGGCGGAAGGCCTTGAGCGAAGCCGCCGAGGCCTTGATCAGGGGCTGACGGGGCGGCTGCGCACTCGCCGGAGGCACCGGCATTCCACGAGCCTTCACGCGCTTGATCAGGAAGATCAGGGCAACGAAGAAGAGACCAACGAGCAGCGGCAGGACATCAAAGAGCTTGTTCATGGCGGTGGGGGATGAGCCCCGAAAGAATAGCCCTCATGGCCCGCGCGTTCCGCGCCGAGTCGTTGCGCTCGATCATCTGAAGAGCGGAGCAGCGGCATGAGGGGTAGCAGCCCCCCTCTGAGAGACCGCCGCTCCGCGCCCCGTCCGCTCAGGGCGTGATGGAGACGAGCGTGCCAACCTTGATGTTGTTGTCGTCGATCAGCTCGGGCTGGTTGTTGATCGGGTCCACCACGGCACCCAGGGAGTACGCGCCCGCCGACGGCACGGACGCGCTGCCCGACACCGTCAACGTCTGGCACTGCCCCGGGTTCAGATACGGCGTGCCGACGTAGCCCACAAAGGAGTCCGGCGAAGGCCCTGTGGGACCGTTCGGCGTGATGGTGGTGTCCGCCGACAGGTACACCTCGACGGGCGCGCCGCCTGCCTGCGTACCCTGGTTGCACACCACCACCGTCGCCGTGAGCTGCTGACCGGGCGTGGCACTCACTGGCCCCGTCACCGACGACACCACGAAGTCCGGCTTGTAGCCGATACCCAGCCGCGCGCCCGTCTTGGCGTTGTTGTCCTCGAGCAGCTCGACCGTGCCGTTGGGCGGATCCACATAGGCACCCAAGTAGTAAGCACCCTCGGAGGGCACCGAGGCCGGGCCCTGCACCGTCAGCGTCTGGCACTGCCCCGGGTTCAGATACGGCGTGCCGACGTAGCCCACAAAGGAGTCCGGCGAAGGCCCTGTGGGACCGTTCGGCGTGATGGTGCTGTCCGCCGACAGGTACACCTCGACAGGCGCGCCGCCTGCCTGCGTACCCTGGTTGCACACCACCACCGTCGCCGTGAGCGTCTGGCCCATCCTCACGCTGCTCGCGCTCGTCACCGACGACACCACGAAGTCCGGCTTGTAGCCGATACCCAGCCGCGCGCCCGTCTTGGCGTTGTTGTCCTCGAGCAGCTCGACCGTGCCGTTGGGCGGATCCACGTAGGCGCCCAGGTAATAAGTCCCCTCAGAGGGCACCGAGGCCGAGCCCTGGACCGTCAGCGCCTGACACTGCCCCGGATTCAGATAC
This window of the Hyalangium minutum genome carries:
- a CDS encoding choice-of-anchor A family protein yields the protein MRLQSVGNSLWVCAALAVMACSEAPAEHTSAPLSTAQQAVNSTNRVLILGSSVTGGLQSREARAVAEQDPSAAIEVVTPAQWRAMTGEQFMSYRALIIGDGACQSGTAAFQAAVDTRDTWGDIVDGTVALLATDPSHNGTPQLVENAIAFVLNSVQYRTGMYIALGCAYQNTTAPVAVTLLEPFGHFSAQGVPGCAQSAHMFQMYPDLLSRELPDGLLPGNGGCAARSVFTQYPEQNFSLAAIALSTPEKTMPGQKTYSDVLVVPGEQTPMASTPYVLLRGASPQAIGCGLDETPEGEECDLGDYMNGQAAFPGQSAEDTCSFSCRQHWCGDGVVDRNLGEECDLGVGNGRKGDAAGSIGACTASCQIPTTSAPPSHPPTALCKNVTMAAEYTCGASVSIDSGSYDADNDLTGCIQSPAGPYGIGNTTVSLSCTDLAGQTSSCTGVVTVLDRGAPVVTLSGAANQTLECVAGGTYTDPGTSASDLCEGNKTVTRTGSVQMGTPGTYSLSYVAADSAGNTSAPVTRTVTVNDTLPPTLSLSGLANMALECGTAYTEPGATAADQCASNLTGAIVKTGTVNTAAPGSYVLRYNVKDPSNLSAPEASRVVTVRDTLPPTLTLNGPSSVTLACGASYTDPGATANDTCAKDLTSSITVTSNLDRNRAGQYTTTFRVADPSGNVKTAVRQLTVGPCATCINLRLGEYTLFLDGDYNLGTDVEGKVAAAGNITMNNFSVGHRLPANNISNALVAGGNLKLTNGGVWGDARYGGTFSADTTVVYPRGTRAQGTPIDFAARWTELRTQSSQLAALTVNGTTRRENWGGVMMRGTNPSLNVFDVSASAFNGAVMWSIEAPAGSLVVVNIRGTPPTFRGFGISFAGGIASNAVLYNFVDATSISATGFGFMGTVLAPYANVNFTEGAWEGGLYAKSLTGNAEGHINPLTQRDICP
- a CDS encoding CARDB domain-containing protein produces the protein GTPYLNPGQCQTLTVQGPASVPSEGAYYLGAYVDPPNGTAELLENNNAKTGARIGIGYKPDFVVSSVTGPVSATPGQQLTATVVVCNQGTQAGGAPVEVYLSADTTITPNGPTGPSPDSFVGYVGTPYLNPGQCQALTVQGSASVPSEGTYYLGAYVDPPNGTVELLEDNNAKTGARLGIGYKPDFVVSSVTSASSVRMGQTLTATVVVCNQGTQAGGAPVEVYLSADSTITPNGPTGPSPDSFVGYVGTPYLNPGQCQTLTVQGPASVPSEGAYYLGAYVDPPNGTVELLEDNNAKTGARLGIGYKPDFVVSSVTGPVSATPGQQLTATVVVCNQGTQAGGAPVEVYLSADTTITPNGPTGPSPDSFVGYVGTPYLNPGQCQTLTVSGSASVPSAGAYSLGAVVDPINNQPELIDDNNIKVGTLVSITP